One genomic window of Conger conger chromosome 9, fConCon1.1, whole genome shotgun sequence includes the following:
- the LOC133136865 gene encoding BTB/POZ domain-containing protein KCTD1-like isoform X3 codes for MSRPMATRSPVSPLSNQGIPTPAQLTKSNAPVHIDVGGHMYTSSLATLTKYPESRIGRLFDGTEPIVLDSLKQHYFIDRDGHMFRYILNFLRTSKLLIPDDFKDYSQLYEEARYYQLQPMLSELEHWRQEREQGRTLRPCECLVVRVAPDLGERITLSGDKALIEDIFPEIGDVMCNSVNSGWNHDSTHVIRFPLNGYCHLNSVQVLERLQQRGFEVVGSCGGGVDSSQFSEYVLRREVRRGQRCPSVIRIKQEQLD; via the exons ATGTCCAGGCCCATGGCAACACGATCGCCCGTATCTCCGCTGAGTAACCAGGGCATCCCAACCCCTGCACAGCTCACCAAGTCCAACGCGCCTGTACACATCGACGTGGGCGGCCATATGTACACCAGCAGCCTGGCCACATTAACAAAGTACCCTGAGTCCAG AATCGGTCGGCTCTTTGATGGCACAGAGCCCATCGTCCTGGACAGCCTCAAACAGCACTACTTCATCGACAGGGATGGCCACATGTTCCGGTACATTCTCAACTTCCTCAGGACCTCCAAACTCCTCATTCCTGATGACTTCAAG gactaCAGCCAGTTGTACGAGGAGGCGCGGTACTACCAGCTGCAGCCCATGTTGTCGGAGCTGGAGCACTGGCGGCAGGAGCGGGAGCAGGGCCGGACTTTGCGGCCCTGCGAGTGCCTGGTTGTGCGCGTAGCCCCCGATCTGGGAGAGAGGATCACACTGAGTGGGGACAAGGCCCTCATCGAGGACATCTTCCCCGAGATCGGCGACGTCATGTGCAACTCTGTCAACTCCGGCTGGAACCACGACTCCACGCACGTCATCCGCTTCCCCCTCAATGGATACTGCCACCTCAACTCTGTCCAG GTTTTGGAGAGGCTGCAGCAGCGCGGGTTCGAGGTCGTGGGCTCATGTGGAGGAGGCGTTGACTCCTCTCAGTTCAGCGAGTACGTCCTGAGGAGGGAGGTCAGGAGGGGGCAACGCTGTCCCTCTGTCATCAGGATAAAACAGGAGCAGCTGGACTAG
- the LOC133136865 gene encoding BTB/POZ domain-containing protein KCTD1-like isoform X2, with product MADLPLQNLSPGGLQCLQDNPSSMSRPMATRSPVSPLSNQGIPTPAQLTKSNAPVHIDVGGHMYTSSLATLTKYPESRIGRLFDGTEPIVLDSLKQHYFIDRDGHMFRYILNFLRTSKLLIPDDFKDYSQLYEEARYYQLQPMLSELEHWRQEREQGRTLRPCECLVVRVAPDLGERITLSGDKALIEDIFPEIGDVMCNSVNSGWNHDSTHVIRFPLNGYCHLNSVQVLERLQQRGFEVVGSCGGGVDSSQFSEYVLRREVRRGQRCPSVIRIKQEQLD from the exons ATGGCAGACCTACCACTACAGAACTtgagtcctggagggctgcagtgtctgcag gATAACCCATCTAGTATGTCCAGGCCCATGGCAACACGATCGCCCGTATCTCCGCTGAGTAACCAGGGCATCCCAACCCCTGCACAGCTCACCAAGTCCAACGCGCCTGTACACATCGACGTGGGCGGCCATATGTACACCAGCAGCCTGGCCACATTAACAAAGTACCCTGAGTCCAG AATCGGTCGGCTCTTTGATGGCACAGAGCCCATCGTCCTGGACAGCCTCAAACAGCACTACTTCATCGACAGGGATGGCCACATGTTCCGGTACATTCTCAACTTCCTCAGGACCTCCAAACTCCTCATTCCTGATGACTTCAAG gactaCAGCCAGTTGTACGAGGAGGCGCGGTACTACCAGCTGCAGCCCATGTTGTCGGAGCTGGAGCACTGGCGGCAGGAGCGGGAGCAGGGCCGGACTTTGCGGCCCTGCGAGTGCCTGGTTGTGCGCGTAGCCCCCGATCTGGGAGAGAGGATCACACTGAGTGGGGACAAGGCCCTCATCGAGGACATCTTCCCCGAGATCGGCGACGTCATGTGCAACTCTGTCAACTCCGGCTGGAACCACGACTCCACGCACGTCATCCGCTTCCCCCTCAATGGATACTGCCACCTCAACTCTGTCCAG GTTTTGGAGAGGCTGCAGCAGCGCGGGTTCGAGGTCGTGGGCTCATGTGGAGGAGGCGTTGACTCCTCTCAGTTCAGCGAGTACGTCCTGAGGAGGGAGGTCAGGAGGGGGCAACGCTGTCCCTCTGTCATCAGGATAAAACAGGAGCAGCTGGACTAG
- the LOC133136865 gene encoding BTB/POZ domain-containing protein KCTD1-like isoform X1: protein MCQTTIKRRLCQYNLKGFTTRCKPLDNPSSMSRPMATRSPVSPLSNQGIPTPAQLTKSNAPVHIDVGGHMYTSSLATLTKYPESRIGRLFDGTEPIVLDSLKQHYFIDRDGHMFRYILNFLRTSKLLIPDDFKDYSQLYEEARYYQLQPMLSELEHWRQEREQGRTLRPCECLVVRVAPDLGERITLSGDKALIEDIFPEIGDVMCNSVNSGWNHDSTHVIRFPLNGYCHLNSVQVLERLQQRGFEVVGSCGGGVDSSQFSEYVLRREVRRGQRCPSVIRIKQEQLD, encoded by the exons ATGTGTCAGACaaccatcaagagaagactatgCCAGTATAACCTCaaagggttcaccacaagatgcaaacccctg gATAACCCATCTAGTATGTCCAGGCCCATGGCAACACGATCGCCCGTATCTCCGCTGAGTAACCAGGGCATCCCAACCCCTGCACAGCTCACCAAGTCCAACGCGCCTGTACACATCGACGTGGGCGGCCATATGTACACCAGCAGCCTGGCCACATTAACAAAGTACCCTGAGTCCAG AATCGGTCGGCTCTTTGATGGCACAGAGCCCATCGTCCTGGACAGCCTCAAACAGCACTACTTCATCGACAGGGATGGCCACATGTTCCGGTACATTCTCAACTTCCTCAGGACCTCCAAACTCCTCATTCCTGATGACTTCAAG gactaCAGCCAGTTGTACGAGGAGGCGCGGTACTACCAGCTGCAGCCCATGTTGTCGGAGCTGGAGCACTGGCGGCAGGAGCGGGAGCAGGGCCGGACTTTGCGGCCCTGCGAGTGCCTGGTTGTGCGCGTAGCCCCCGATCTGGGAGAGAGGATCACACTGAGTGGGGACAAGGCCCTCATCGAGGACATCTTCCCCGAGATCGGCGACGTCATGTGCAACTCTGTCAACTCCGGCTGGAACCACGACTCCACGCACGTCATCCGCTTCCCCCTCAATGGATACTGCCACCTCAACTCTGTCCAG GTTTTGGAGAGGCTGCAGCAGCGCGGGTTCGAGGTCGTGGGCTCATGTGGAGGAGGCGTTGACTCCTCTCAGTTCAGCGAGTACGTCCTGAGGAGGGAGGTCAGGAGGGGGCAACGCTGTCCCTCTGTCATCAGGATAAAACAGGAGCAGCTGGACTAG
- the LOC133136864 gene encoding aquaporin-4-like isoform X1, giving the protein MRGSSSVRRLPVLSSTLALCRSHPREACLNCLCSCDRKRMMAAFKGIWTKSFWRAVSGEFLATMIFVLLGLGSTIGWSAGEEKPPPADLVLISLCFGLTIATMVQCFGHISGAHINPAVTAAMVCARKLSIAKAVFYLAAQCLGATAGAGILYLATPSSVRGGLGVTTVNAGISVGQGFLVELLITFELVFTVFATCDAKRTDLGGSAGLAIGFAVAIGHMFAIPYTGASMNPARSFGPAIITWTWKDQWVYWVGPILGGIMAAGLYEYLYCPDPEVKRRFGGVFSKDTSGKYREAEGLVEKVPSVHTVDLEKGEKKEAFKDPTSDVLSSVGRA; this is encoded by the exons ATGCGTGGCTCATCCTCAGTCCGTAGGCTCCCAGTGCTCTCCTCCACACTTGCCCTGTGCAGATCTCATCCTCGTGAAGCTTGCTT GAATTGCCTGTGTTCGTGTGATCGCAAGCGCATGATGGCTGCGTTCAAGGGGATCTGGACCAAGAGTTTCTGGAGGGCGGTCTCTGGGGAGTTCCTGGCGACGATGATCTTCGTTCTTCTCGGCCTGGGCTCCACCATAGGCTGGTCGGCGGGCGAAGAGAAGCCACCGCCCGCTGATCTGGTGCTGATCTCCCTCTGCTTCGGCCTGACCATCGCCACCATGGTCCAGTGCTTTGGCCACATCAGCGGTGCTCACATCAACCCCGCCGTGACTGCGGCCATGGTCTGCGCCCGCAAACTCAGCATCGCTAAGGCTGTCTTCTACCTGGCTGCCCAGTGCCTGGGGGCCACCGCTGGCGCCGGCATCCTCTACCTGGCCACGCCCAGCAGTGTCAGAGGAGGCCTGGGCGTGACTACG GTCAACGCTGGCATCTCAGTTGGCCAGGGCTTCCTGGTGGAGCTCCTGATCACGTTCGAGCTGGTCTTCACCGTCTTCGCCACCTGCGACGCCAAGCGCACCGACCTCGGTGGCTCAGCCGGCCTGGCTATCGGCTTTGCCGTGGCAATCGGCCACATGTTTGCG ATCCCTTACACTGGAGCCAGCATGAACCCTGCACGCTCCTTTGGCCCCGCAATCATCACCTGGACCTGGAAAGACCAATGG GTGTATTGGGTCGGTCCCATCCTCGGTGGGATCATGGCCGCTGGCCTGTACGAGTACCTGTACTGCCCCGACCCAGAAGTGAAACGCCGTTTTGGTGGAGTCTTCTCCAAAGACACCTCGGGGAAGTACAGGGAGGCCGAGGGCCTGGTGGAGAAGGTGCCATCGGTCCACACCGTGGACCTGGAGAAGGGggagaagaaggaggccttCAAGGACCCCACCAGTGACGTGCTGTCATCG gtggGGAGAGCCTAG
- the LOC133136864 gene encoding aquaporin-4-like isoform X3, producing the protein MCESRASKLGNCLCSCDRKRMMAAFKGIWTKSFWRAVSGEFLATMIFVLLGLGSTIGWSAGEEKPPPADLVLISLCFGLTIATMVQCFGHISGAHINPAVTAAMVCARKLSIAKAVFYLAAQCLGATAGAGILYLATPSSVRGGLGVTTVNAGISVGQGFLVELLITFELVFTVFATCDAKRTDLGGSAGLAIGFAVAIGHMFAIPYTGASMNPARSFGPAIITWTWKDQWVYWVGPILGGIMAAGLYEYLYCPDPEVKRRFGGVFSKDTSGKYREAEGLVEKVPSVHTVDLEKGEKKEAFKDPTSDVLSSVGRA; encoded by the exons GAATTGCCTGTGTTCGTGTGATCGCAAGCGCATGATGGCTGCGTTCAAGGGGATCTGGACCAAGAGTTTCTGGAGGGCGGTCTCTGGGGAGTTCCTGGCGACGATGATCTTCGTTCTTCTCGGCCTGGGCTCCACCATAGGCTGGTCGGCGGGCGAAGAGAAGCCACCGCCCGCTGATCTGGTGCTGATCTCCCTCTGCTTCGGCCTGACCATCGCCACCATGGTCCAGTGCTTTGGCCACATCAGCGGTGCTCACATCAACCCCGCCGTGACTGCGGCCATGGTCTGCGCCCGCAAACTCAGCATCGCTAAGGCTGTCTTCTACCTGGCTGCCCAGTGCCTGGGGGCCACCGCTGGCGCCGGCATCCTCTACCTGGCCACGCCCAGCAGTGTCAGAGGAGGCCTGGGCGTGACTACG GTCAACGCTGGCATCTCAGTTGGCCAGGGCTTCCTGGTGGAGCTCCTGATCACGTTCGAGCTGGTCTTCACCGTCTTCGCCACCTGCGACGCCAAGCGCACCGACCTCGGTGGCTCAGCCGGCCTGGCTATCGGCTTTGCCGTGGCAATCGGCCACATGTTTGCG ATCCCTTACACTGGAGCCAGCATGAACCCTGCACGCTCCTTTGGCCCCGCAATCATCACCTGGACCTGGAAAGACCAATGG GTGTATTGGGTCGGTCCCATCCTCGGTGGGATCATGGCCGCTGGCCTGTACGAGTACCTGTACTGCCCCGACCCAGAAGTGAAACGCCGTTTTGGTGGAGTCTTCTCCAAAGACACCTCGGGGAAGTACAGGGAGGCCGAGGGCCTGGTGGAGAAGGTGCCATCGGTCCACACCGTGGACCTGGAGAAGGGggagaagaaggaggccttCAAGGACCCCACCAGTGACGTGCTGTCATCG gtggGGAGAGCCTAG
- the LOC133136864 gene encoding aquaporin-4-like isoform X2: protein MRGSSSVRRLPVLSSTLALCRSHPREACLNCLCSCDRKRMMAAFKGIWTKSFWRAVSGEFLATMIFVLLGLGSTIGWSAGEEKPPPADLVLISLCFGLTIATMVQCFGHISGAHINPAVTAAMVCARKLSIAKAVFYLAAQCLGATAGAGILYLATPSSVRGGLGVTTVNAGISVGQGFLVELLITFELVFTVFATCDAKRTDLGGSAGLAIGFAVAIGHMFAIPYTGASMNPARSFGPAIITWTWKDQWVYWVGPILGGIMAAGLYEYLYCPDPEVKRRFGGVFSKDTSGKYREAEGLVEKVPSVHTVDLEKGEKKEAFKDPTSDVLSSV from the exons ATGCGTGGCTCATCCTCAGTCCGTAGGCTCCCAGTGCTCTCCTCCACACTTGCCCTGTGCAGATCTCATCCTCGTGAAGCTTGCTT GAATTGCCTGTGTTCGTGTGATCGCAAGCGCATGATGGCTGCGTTCAAGGGGATCTGGACCAAGAGTTTCTGGAGGGCGGTCTCTGGGGAGTTCCTGGCGACGATGATCTTCGTTCTTCTCGGCCTGGGCTCCACCATAGGCTGGTCGGCGGGCGAAGAGAAGCCACCGCCCGCTGATCTGGTGCTGATCTCCCTCTGCTTCGGCCTGACCATCGCCACCATGGTCCAGTGCTTTGGCCACATCAGCGGTGCTCACATCAACCCCGCCGTGACTGCGGCCATGGTCTGCGCCCGCAAACTCAGCATCGCTAAGGCTGTCTTCTACCTGGCTGCCCAGTGCCTGGGGGCCACCGCTGGCGCCGGCATCCTCTACCTGGCCACGCCCAGCAGTGTCAGAGGAGGCCTGGGCGTGACTACG GTCAACGCTGGCATCTCAGTTGGCCAGGGCTTCCTGGTGGAGCTCCTGATCACGTTCGAGCTGGTCTTCACCGTCTTCGCCACCTGCGACGCCAAGCGCACCGACCTCGGTGGCTCAGCCGGCCTGGCTATCGGCTTTGCCGTGGCAATCGGCCACATGTTTGCG ATCCCTTACACTGGAGCCAGCATGAACCCTGCACGCTCCTTTGGCCCCGCAATCATCACCTGGACCTGGAAAGACCAATGG GTGTATTGGGTCGGTCCCATCCTCGGTGGGATCATGGCCGCTGGCCTGTACGAGTACCTGTACTGCCCCGACCCAGAAGTGAAACGCCGTTTTGGTGGAGTCTTCTCCAAAGACACCTCGGGGAAGTACAGGGAGGCCGAGGGCCTGGTGGAGAAGGTGCCATCGGTCCACACCGTGGACCTGGAGAAGGGggagaagaaggaggccttCAAGGACCCCACCAGTGACGTGCTGTCATCGGTATGA